The Niastella koreensis GR20-10 genome includes a window with the following:
- a CDS encoding SRPBCC family protein: MTTSNYSATFLVEQTPAGAFNAINDVRSWWTENLEGQSKKLNDEFTVYFGDVHVSTQKLVEVIPNKKVVWLVTDSNLNFVSDKSEWTNTRISFEISPVDGKTQVRFTHMGLAPEVECYDACSNAWSEYIHQSLFPLISTGKGRPTPAEKAPGKAV; encoded by the coding sequence ATGACAACGTCAAACTATTCTGCCACCTTTCTGGTAGAGCAAACACCCGCCGGGGCATTCAACGCTATCAACGATGTTCGCAGCTGGTGGACGGAAAACCTGGAAGGCCAGTCAAAAAAGCTGAACGATGAGTTTACGGTTTATTTTGGCGACGTGCATGTGTCAACGCAAAAGCTGGTGGAAGTAATTCCCAATAAAAAAGTAGTATGGCTGGTAACTGACAGCAACCTTAATTTCGTCAGCGACAAAAGCGAATGGACAAACACCCGGATCAGTTTTGAGATATCTCCCGTTGATGGTAAAACCCAGGTGCGGTTTACGCACATGGGCCTGGCGCCCGAAGTGGAATGCTACGATGCCTGTTCCAACGCCTGGAGTGAGTATATTCATCAGAGTTTGTTCCCGCTTATCAGTACAGGAAAGGGCAGGCCTACACCTGCTGAAAAAGCTCCCGGTAAAGCGGTATAA
- a CDS encoding TolC family protein: MFKFSKRSVSLAYLCLAIAGCKVPAVVEVHENKSVPVSYDNKQDTTNIAALPYRSFFTDKHLVDLIDTALQRNQELQITLQEVEIARNDIKFRQQPLLPQVGIRGGAGVEKVGRYTSQGAGDATTEIKPGKEMPDPLGDFAVAAFATWEADIWHKLHNSKKVAITRYLSTVEGRNFVVTNLVAEIANSYYELLTFDNQLTIVRQNIALQKDALEIVKIQKEAARVTELAVRKFEAEVLKTQSLEYDLLQNIQVTENRINFLLGRFPQTIARDTTNMVNLVPAVVSSGIPSQLLINRPDIKQAELDLAAAKLDVKIARAEFFPSLGLSAAVGLNAFSPAYLFRLPESILYNLAGEMMGPLVNRNAIKAEFNSANAKQLQALYNYQRSIVNAYMEVSNQVSNIGNLEKSYDLKSKQVDALTTSIGISNDLFKNARADYLEVLMTQRDALEARLDLVETRKDQLSAVVNIYRNLGGGWK, from the coding sequence ATGTTTAAATTCAGCAAGAGATCCGTAAGTCTGGCATACCTATGTTTGGCTATAGCAGGTTGTAAAGTACCGGCCGTTGTGGAGGTTCACGAAAACAAGTCGGTACCTGTATCCTACGACAACAAACAAGATACCACCAATATTGCAGCGCTCCCCTACCGGAGTTTCTTTACCGATAAACACCTGGTAGACCTGATAGATACTGCGCTGCAACGTAACCAGGAACTCCAGATTACGTTACAGGAGGTGGAAATAGCCAGGAACGATATAAAATTCAGACAGCAGCCATTACTGCCACAAGTGGGCATAAGAGGTGGCGCAGGCGTTGAGAAAGTGGGCCGGTACACCAGCCAGGGCGCGGGTGATGCCACCACCGAAATCAAACCCGGTAAGGAAATGCCCGATCCATTGGGCGATTTTGCCGTAGCCGCTTTTGCCACCTGGGAAGCAGACATCTGGCATAAACTGCATAATTCTAAAAAGGTAGCCATTACCAGGTATTTATCAACGGTAGAAGGCCGGAACTTTGTTGTGACCAACCTGGTTGCCGAAATCGCCAATTCTTATTACGAATTACTGACCTTCGATAACCAGTTGACGATCGTTCGCCAGAACATCGCCCTGCAAAAAGATGCGTTGGAAATAGTAAAGATCCAGAAAGAAGCCGCCCGGGTAACAGAGCTGGCCGTGCGGAAATTTGAAGCGGAAGTATTGAAAACGCAAAGCCTGGAGTATGACCTGCTGCAAAACATACAGGTGACCGAAAACCGGATCAACTTTTTGTTAGGCCGGTTCCCGCAAACGATCGCCAGAGATACCACCAATATGGTCAACCTGGTACCTGCGGTTGTTAGTTCAGGCATTCCTTCGCAATTGCTGATCAACCGCCCGGATATTAAACAGGCGGAACTGGACCTGGCGGCAGCAAAACTGGATGTAAAGATCGCCCGCGCTGAATTCTTCCCTTCACTGGGGCTGTCGGCAGCTGTAGGTTTGAATGCATTCAGCCCGGCTTACCTGTTCCGCTTACCCGAGTCAATCCTGTACAACCTGGCAGGCGAAATGATGGGACCATTGGTAAACCGGAACGCGATCAAAGCCGAGTTTAACAGCGCCAATGCAAAACAGTTGCAGGCCCTGTACAATTATCAGCGCAGCATTGTAAATGCGTACATGGAAGTGTCGAACCAGGTATCGAACATCGGCAACCTGGAAAAAAGCTACGACCTGAAATCAAAACAGGTGGATGCATTGACCACTTCTATCGGCATTTCAAACGACCTGTTTAAGAATGCCCGCGCCGATTACCTGGAAGTACTGATGACGCAACGCGATGCGCTGGAAGCGAGATTGGATTTGGTTGAAACCAGGAAAGATCAGCTGAGCGCGGTAGTTAATATTTACAGAAATTTAGGAGGAGGCTGGAAGTAA